The DNA region CGCTCGAGCTGGGAGGGCCTGTTCGGGGCGGCGGCGTCCGGCAGCTGGCCCGGCCAGTGCTGGTGGCCGGTGACGGTGAGGGCGCGGTACCTGTACCAGTCAGCTATTCTTCGGCACAATTCGTTGCTGTACGTGCTGATAATGGAGGCCTTCTCGTTAGTCTGAAACACCGTCGTATGCTTCGCCCGGTTCGTGTTTCTCATGCTTTCCTGCATTTCCGTTTCCTCAATTCCTTGCTGAGATATGGTGGCACGAGCAACTTTTGGTTTAATCTTCTCCAACAACCCCACTTCGTGTTATCTCCATCATTGTGCGATCCAGAGAGTAAACTAGACAGTACTCGGCTACTAGGTACCGCTACcggatttttcttttctaaaaaaacacgACAATACGGGCTTTGAAGTCTCCTGCAAATTTCGGATATTCTGATGTTTTAGCCTTTTGGGTCTTTAGGTTGAAGCTTGGCGAATGAACAATTGGTGATGATAGCTGGGTTGCCGATCTACTTAGGGTTTGTCTGTTTCAGCTTTGGAtggtggctttcagcttttacaatccgaagctgaaacaaacagatagtttttggttatatttttttaaaatctgctagttggattgtgagaatctgagaagctggtttttctcagtttttttcgtgaaagtctattttactaaattgTCCATCAAAGatttttaaaatctacaatataaaagcttttcacaattcagctttttacaatccagcttttcataatccagcttgtataaactgcttttcagaatctccagctgaaacaaacagacccttactatctctgtttttatttatttatcaccaattttttattgtattaattttaattttttttataaaaaattacaaatacttAAATATATACCATATTAATAAGTTACATTTCACGATAAAAAGTCATCTATTCTCTCAAATTTTACTATGCCATTTCATCACCTTACTCGCAACCGTCAATTAGCTCCTGATTGAGAATGTTGTTCTTTAATTTGTTGAGATTGGATCGAGCTATATACTCCCTTTAATTacaaatgtagatcgttttagtctcttcaactattctctaaatataagttatttttaaacttctatgtattttttttctcttttatctcttcttacttttatttaataaatactatcactcttataaatgaatgagttatcttttccaatacagaataaataagagACAACAAgattatttgatctactttcttaattcttatatataagtctaaaacgatctatatttataattgaagggatttgcaatcggagggaatATCTCTTCTCGTTGGGCCTCAGGTAGAATTTTAGCTGCATCTTAAACCAGAGCTGAAATAAAGAGACATAAAATAGGATGTCTATAGCTTTAATGTTATTATAACTTCATCGCTTACGTATGGATGAGTAGTAAAATAAGGGGCGCGTCTGCTTCTTGCCGCCATCATATCCTTACAGCGGCGCCACCGTCTCCTCCTACCCGACCCTCCTCTCCGACGTCCGTCACTGGTTCATGCTTCCTCGCCGCATCCTCTCCGCGCTTCTGTTCCCTTCCCCGCCTCGCGCTCAAAGCGCATCTCCGTGGCGCCGCTGGAGGCCATGTCCCACGTGATCCCATCGCTCTGCACATAGTCACAGGCCTTCCCGGATCAGTCCGAGGCCGCCGACGCCATCTCCGTCTGTCAAGCCGCCCTCTCCTCTCCGCTCCTCACCGTCGTCTTCGCATCTTGCAACACCGGTCGTAGGGACGCACTCGCGCCATGGCTACGATTCTGCCCAACGCTGGCCGCGTGGATATACACCGCGTGCCGCGCCCATGACGCTATCGTGTGGCCGCGGCGAGGGAGTCGGCGTCGGATGCGCAGGGCgtacggtggcggcggcagcggagaCCACGGCTACGGTGGACCTGCCACTGCTCCTGGACGATGCGGAGGTATGCGCGggagcgggcgcgggcgcgggcgagTCCGGAGAGAATGTGGCCGGCGTTAGCAGCGCGCAGACAAGGACGGCAGGGTGGAGGGGCGTTCGGCAGAGCACGTCAAAGCCAGCCTCGTTGTCTGCGGTACACGGGCGCGCCGACCAACCGGCGAGCGCAGCGGAACGTGGGCGCTCACATTAAATCCCTCGGCTCGCTCTGCAAGGCCTGCAAGCCTGAGGTTTGTACGTGTTCGTTCATGCACAACCAGTGCACCCCAAGTGTTTGACGATATGCCTGCAAAGAGCTAGACTGCTATCTTTTCCTTTCTGGCTTCAGCTCATTGCTGATTGAGAGCCCATATGTGGCACTGCAGATCAGCTACTCCACCAGCTTGGAAATGAGCAGAGCCTGCCTGATGAGATTGTTTTACCACCCACATTGTTCAGTCGTCATTTTCAGATTTTCTCATATTCGGCGCCATTTTGACAATGCATGTTCTGATCATAATTACTATGACAGTCACAAGAAGGCAGCGTTCCTTCTGTACAAGCACGATGTTATCCAAGTTGTTGCCAATTTAACCATCATGAATGACAAGGTAATTTGCATGTCATAACTTCTTCAGGAACTATGGAGAAGGAACATGTGGTTTCTGCTGAACCCACTCGGCAAAGCCACCATCCATGTTGAGAATATGGACTAATCTAAGTGATTTAACTCATCATACTGTCCTTTTTTGAGTCTGCTGCCCTAAAGCATATAGTcattatttcaaatttattatAATGATTCATTGTACCTTCTcctgtttttttttactatatataCTACAGCATATTTTTATTGGCGTTTTAATCACTACATGACAACTGGCCCTACTAATGCAATTCATCATAGGCTcatgttgatgattttttataCTATGTATTCTGACTTTGCCTTTAATTGTTGTCACAGGATATTGCCTCTGCGCAGTCAATTTTGTTTCCTCCAAGGTTGCTGGCTGACTTTGCTGTTTGGGTGGGTGAAAAAACCATCGTCTTTTCTCAGGGTATTTATCCTTTAAATATTTGATCCTTTAGTTATCACTACATTCTGAATAAGCTTAATCTTTTCATGAATATGTACAGGAGAAATACAAGGTTTTTATAGTCTTCTATGTCGATGAGATTGCATAGATTCCGCAACATCATTCAGTTATCACGGAAAGCCTCTTCTATTTCTCTTATATGGAAAGAATACTAACTCTGGATATTACTCAAAGCCTGCTACTTATAAGGTGCACGATATGTCGATATGCCATTAGCTGCAATGTCAATTTGTCATAAACATGTTATGGTGCTGTTTTCAAATATATGGAAGTTTtcattaaaatcacatgtaCCAAACtgtgcagattttttttttactaatttgACCTAAATAATACCTCACTTTTCTTAAGTTAAGAATCAATGATTACTTCATCTACATTTACTTTTCCAAACATCTCATCTTACAACCATTTTCTCATGCACAACACCCTGAGCTGAATATATGCATTGTGAAGCCACCTGCTAAAATGGTCTCAACTCTAGCTAAAATGCGCTGATTGCACGCACATATTGGAGGCAACCGACCACCAATTAGCAGATCAAATGTGTACAATCCAATCAGAGATGAATCCGACATCGACCCAAgtatcatcaacatcaaaattTATATCCAAAAGATTTCTTGATCGAATTCCCTTCGCTCGAGCTTCCAGACAATGTTCTCTAAAAGAAGGTTAGCATGAACATCAGATATATCATGTGTTGTGGACTCATTTGTAGGCAAGGCATATTTTCAaaggaacaagaagaaggacCGTGAGTTATCCAGTTTGGCCGAGCCCACATCTTAGAGATAGATTAGTTCAGTTCAGATTTGTTAGCTTGGTTAGTCTTTGAATTAGAGATAGGCATCAGTTAGAGTGATAAGCATCGGTTAGAGAGATAAATTATTCAGAGCCTCGGCAGATTGAATAAAGCAAGTTTTGGATTTAATATTATTCAGAGCCTCCATTTGAGGGCGAGTTTGAAAAGAATCTGATGTCGCCTAGAAAGGGTGAATAGGCGGAACCtaaaaattttacaaactaaaaCGCAGCGGATCAGCAAAATGCGGACTCTTCATAAATTTTTACGGACTTTTCGCAAatatgcggaggttccgcagaaaTATGCTGATACTTCGGATATTTCTAGGGGAACTCGAAAATGTGCCTATGCAACAACAACGTGAATCAAGTCCACGAGTTACCAAGCATCAGAGGATGTGTTCCAACCTTTTTCTCCAGATACCTACAGCTCAAACCTTACAAAGAGATAGATGGG from Phragmites australis chromosome 8, lpPhrAust1.1, whole genome shotgun sequence includes:
- the LOC133925831 gene encoding uncharacterized protein LOC133925831 isoform X1, translated to MRRYARERARARASPERMWPALAARRQGRQGGGAFGRARQSQPRCLRYTGAPTNRRAQRNVGAHIKSLGSLCKACKPEISYSTSLEMSRACLMRLFYHPHCSVVIFRFSHIRRHFDNACSDHNYYDSHKKAAFLLYKHDVIQVVANLTIMNDKDIASAQSILFPPRLLADFAVWVGEKTIVFSQGEIQGFYSLLCR
- the LOC133925831 gene encoding uncharacterized protein LOC133925831 isoform X2, which encodes MRRYARERARARASPERMWPALAARRQGRQGGGAFGRARQSQPRCLRYTGAPTNRRAQRNVGAHIKSLGSLCKACKPEISYSTSLEMSRACLMRLFYHPHCSVVIFRFSHIRRHFDNACSDHNYYDSHKKAAFLLYKHDVIQVVANLTIMNDKDIASAQSILFPPRLLADFAVWEKYKVFIVFYVDEIA